In the genome of Xanthomonas hortorum pv. pelargonii, the window GCACCTCGATGGTCGAACCGGCCTGCGAGGCGATGTAGACGATGCGTCCGCGCGGATTGAGCGCCTCCAGGGTATCGGCGAACACCGCAGCGCCCACCATGTCGAGCGACACATCCACACCGCCGTGCGCCTTGGCCACGGCGACAAACGATTCGGTGGTGGAGTCGATCGCCACATCGGCGCCCAGTTCGCGCGCCTGTGCCGCTTTGCCTGCCGAACGCGCGGTAGCCAATACACGCGCGCCGGCGGCCTTGGCCATCTGGATCGCGGTGACGCCGATCCCGGAGGTGGCGCCATGCAGCAACAGCCACTCGCCGGCCGCGAGCCGGCCGTGCTCGAACAGGTTGGCGTAGGCGGTAAAGATGGTTTCCGGTAATGCGGCGGCGTGCACCAGATCCATGCCGGCCGGAATCGGCAGCACATGGCGCGCGTCGACCGCTGCGTACTGCGCGTAGCCGCCGCCGCCCAGCAATGCACACACGCGATCGCCCACTTTCCAGCGACCGGCCGGCTCCACGATTTCACCTGCGATTTCCAGGCCAAGGGTCTCCGGCGCGCCGGGCGGCGGCGGATAGTGGCCGGCACGTTGCAGCAGATCGGGACGATTGATGCCGGCGGCGTGCACGCGGATCAACACGTGCCCCGGCGCGGGACGCGGACGCGGTTGCTCGCTGACATACAGCGCATCCGCATCGCCCTTGCCATCGCGGATGGCGATGGCGGTCATGGTGGTGTCGCTCATGCAAGGCGCTCCGTAGAAAGTGCGCCCAGTGTAGGCATGCAGGCGTCAACGTTTGGCGCAGGTGGGCAGCGATGCTGCGCAGCGCAAGACCCCATGAATCGCCACGCGCGCCTGCACTGACGCGGACGCGCATGGCACGCATCACTCCTCGCTGGGAGCGACGCCCTGGTCGATGTACTGGCGAATCGCCTCGAACACCTTCGAGGTGCCGTCGTCCTGCCCGGACGGCAGGCGCGCAGCGAAGTCGCTCAGCAACTTGTCGCCATCCACACCGGGTTGCTCGGCCAGGGCGAGCGCCAGGTCGCCGACGCTGCGCGCCAGCGCAACCCAGATGCGGCCCAACGATTCGGCGATGACATCCATTTCCTCTTCTTGCATGTTGCGCTCCGATCAAGTGGCGTGGGGTCTGGAAGCTTACCGCGTGCGATAGATAGTGATGCCCTCGCCCAAGCAGCCGCAGCCATGCGGATATACGCTTGCACCCGGATGCCCCCATAAAGGCGAACGCGAAAATCGGGACGCCCGCAACCAAATATGCATTCATCGCGATGAAGCGATATTATGCCCGCACGCTCTGCCGGACCCGCCGCGATGACGCATCTCAGTTTCGAGTTCTACCCGCCCAAGACCGATGACCAGCGCGCGCAGCTGGACCGCACCGCGGCCAGGTTGAAGGGCTACGCGCCGGAATACGTGTCGTGCACCTTCGGTGCCGGCGGCTCCACGCTCAGCTACACCTCCGAGACGGTGCGTCACCTCAAGCAGAAGCATGGCTTCGAAGCCGCCCCGCATCTGTCCTGCGTCGGCGGCAGCCGCCAAGAAATCCGCGAACTGCTCAAACTCTATCGCGCGATCGGCTGCACCCGCATCGTCGCGCTGCGCGGCGATCTGCCCTCGGGCATGGGCCATCCGGGCGACCTGCGCTATGCCTGCGACCTGATTGCCTTCATCCGCGCCGAACACGGCGATGCGTTCCGTATCGAAGTCGGTGCGTACCCGGAAACCCATCCGCAGGCCACCGATGCGCTGAGCGATCTGCGTTACTTCAAGGCCAAGGTGGATGCCGGCGCCGATGCGGCGATCACCCAGTACTTCTACAACGCCGATGCGTACTTTCATTTCCGCGACACGGTGCAGCGCATGGGCGTGGAGATCCCGATCATCCCCGGCATCATGCCGATCTCCAATTTCTCGCAGCTGCGGCGTTTTTCCGAGCAATGCGGTGCGGAGATTCCGCGCTGGATCGGCAAGAAGATGCAGTCCTACGGCGACGACGCCGATGCGGTGCGCGCCTTCGGTGCGGAAGTGGTGGCCACGGTGTGCGAACGCCTGATTGCCGGCGGCGCGCCGGCCCTGCACTTCTACACGCTCAACCTGGCCAAGCCGACCACCCAGGTGTTGCAACTGCTCGGGCGCTGAGTGCGGGCTTTGCGCGCGCGTGCGCTGCTGGCGTGCGTTTGGCCGGCCTTGCATCACAACCACAGCACGTCGCACACCGATGCGCAGGTCCTGATGCGCACGCGTGCTGCCGAGGTTGAACGCGTGACCGGCCGGTATCGCATGCACACCTGCGCGCGCACGTATCTCGCCAGCTCACACGCCCCCGGCTACGCTGCGCCGATGCGTCCACTCCTGCTGCCTTTGTTGCTGTTGTTCTGCCTTGGCTCCGCCACGCGTGTGCAGGCGCAGGAGATCCGCCGCTGCGTCACGCCGGATGGGCAGACGATGTTCACCGACCGCCGCTGCGAAGACGTCGGCGCCGCTTCGCGTCCGCCACCGGCCACCCGCACACAGGGCAACACCGGCCTGTATCGCTACGGCTGCCCGCGTCGGCTGAGCGAACTGGTGTCATTGCTGCAACTGGCGGTAGACAGCCGCGACGTCAACCGATTGTCCAGCCTGTACCTGTGGAGTGGCCAGTCCGATGCCGCTGCCAACCAGGTCTTGAGCCGCCTGGAAGCCATCGTGCAACGCCCGTTGCTGGATATCGTCCCGATGTACCCGCAAAGCGAGACACCAACCTGGGAAGCCGAGGCCGGCAGCACAGCCACAGCCGCTCCATCGTTGGACGGCAGCGCCATCGACGCCCCGCTTCCCGCAACTCCAAGCCGCCCACGACCGTGGGGCCTGCGCCTGGAACAGAACCTCCCCAGCGGCACGCCCGCACGCAGCGTGCTGCGCCTGCGCCGGCAGTACAACTGCTTCTGGGTGACGTTTTAAAGCCGCTCACAAACGACTGCACTCATCGCCCGGCGGTCGCTGCCAGCGCTCGGAATCGGCATCTACCGCGCTGTGATGCCCTCCACACCTGCCTGACGACTGCTCGCTACACACTGTCAGCAGTTCTCAAATTGGCAGCGAGATTGCATCGGTCTATCGCACGCGTGGGCTGCCATGACCGTCTCTGCTTCGAGCAGCCCTCTCAAATGACGTTGCCCGCACGTAGGCACACAGCTGGCCAAACGCTTTCA includes:
- the metF gene encoding methylenetetrahydrofolate reductase [NAD(P)H]; protein product: MTHLSFEFYPPKTDDQRAQLDRTAARLKGYAPEYVSCTFGAGGSTLSYTSETVRHLKQKHGFEAAPHLSCVGGSRQEIRELLKLYRAIGCTRIVALRGDLPSGMGHPGDLRYACDLIAFIRAEHGDAFRIEVGAYPETHPQATDALSDLRYFKAKVDAGADAAITQYFYNADAYFHFRDTVQRMGVEIPIIPGIMPISNFSQLRRFSEQCGAEIPRWIGKKMQSYGDDADAVRAFGAEVVATVCERLIAGGAPALHFYTLNLAKPTTQVLQLLGR
- a CDS encoding NAD(P)H-quinone oxidoreductase is translated as MSDTTMTAIAIRDGKGDADALYVSEQPRPRPAPGHVLIRVHAAGINRPDLLQRAGHYPPPPGAPETLGLEIAGEIVEPAGRWKVGDRVCALLGGGGYAQYAAVDARHVLPIPAGMDLVHAAALPETIFTAYANLFEHGRLAAGEWLLLHGATSGIGVTAIQMAKAAGARVLATARSAGKAAQARELGADVAIDSTTESFVAVAKAHGGVDVSLDMVGAAVFADTLEALNPRGRIVYIASQAGSTIEVPIPLLMRKQAILTGSTLRPRSVDEKARLAAEVERVVWPWIAQGKLRVLLDKRFPLSEAAAAHRYLEQGSHLGKVVLEM